In one Zobellia galactanivorans genomic region, the following are encoded:
- a CDS encoding DKNYY domain-containing protein: MAEPTGIFIEFAIDEKGIKKLLNHKFEKAAYNKKLGYYFCELLYDCNDNPGNVFILNYNIKTNKCFIAYVLNHFEKSLIQALIDSLQIISSLKSPQTTEYSIVSSTFPEVLEAYKITDGNVAQTNQALPSDIVTNLMDRFWSFSENNAFPEPNIALTKRNYFYKNFKNYYKKYLGYIEEIERPHKIAKATKDNPYHLFDNFYTYDNRVFEFRNHTKQIIELPQSDPVSFRDVAGIKADKNFVYNAVLAPNSPPSTIKVGAFTKNNPDAIWQWVIMEGIDGESFNYVKEKWDTVYWKDKNAVFIYKNKELIKLEGADSSSFIYLDFCYGRDNNHIFYLDQVIPIDVNNYTLNKNGFIYDKKNVFHYENQLELDAETFKVLTYESEVNPFMGEFIVEDKNGRYSYNRKRKDELIRPITE, encoded by the coding sequence ATGGCCGAACCTACAGGGATCTTTATTGAATTTGCAATTGATGAAAAGGGCATAAAAAAACTGCTTAACCATAAGTTCGAAAAAGCTGCTTACAATAAAAAACTGGGATATTATTTTTGCGAACTGCTATACGATTGCAATGACAATCCGGGCAATGTATTTATCTTAAACTACAATATAAAGACAAACAAATGTTTTATTGCCTATGTATTGAACCACTTTGAAAAATCGTTAATACAAGCCCTAATAGACAGCTTGCAAATTATCAGCTCATTAAAAAGTCCCCAAACCACCGAATATTCGATTGTATCTTCCACATTTCCCGAGGTGCTCGAGGCTTATAAAATTACGGACGGAAACGTAGCGCAAACCAACCAAGCATTGCCATCGGATATTGTAACTAATTTGATGGATAGGTTTTGGTCTTTTTCAGAAAACAATGCCTTCCCCGAACCTAACATAGCCTTGACCAAAAGGAACTATTTTTATAAAAACTTCAAAAACTACTACAAAAAATACCTCGGGTATATCGAAGAAATAGAAAGACCCCATAAAATTGCAAAGGCGACAAAGGATAACCCTTATCATTTATTTGACAATTTTTACACCTATGACAATAGGGTCTTTGAGTTTAGAAATCATACAAAACAAATTATAGAACTCCCTCAATCGGACCCGGTTTCATTTAGGGACGTTGCGGGAATCAAGGCCGACAAGAATTTTGTCTATAATGCGGTACTAGCTCCCAACTCCCCACCAAGTACGATCAAAGTCGGTGCCTTTACCAAAAATAATCCTGATGCCATTTGGCAATGGGTCATTATGGAAGGTATTGATGGGGAGAGTTTTAATTATGTAAAAGAGAAATGGGATACGGTATATTGGAAGGACAAAAACGCTGTGTTCATTTATAAGAACAAGGAACTTATAAAATTGGAAGGCGCAGATAGTTCGTCCTTTATCTATTTGGACTTTTGTTACGGCAGGGACAACAACCACATATTTTATTTAGACCAGGTCATCCCCATTGATGTAAACAATTACACATTGAACAAAAACGGATTTATCTATGATAAGAAAAACGTCTTCCATTATGAAAACCAACTGGAATTGGATGCCGAGACATTTAAGGTTTTAACATATGAGTCCGAGGTAAATCCGTTTATGGGAGAGTTTATCGTGGAAGACAAAAATGGCCGATATAGTTACAACAGAAAAAGGAAAGACGAGCTAATACGGCCCATAACGGAATAA
- a CDS encoding DUF6920 family protein — translation MRIVFVLLLILHGLVHLFGFLKAFGLSGFNAIQQPISRPMGLLWLLAFVLFALTALRYLKPSELWWIFGFLAVVLSQFLIISFWADAKFGTLFNVVVLAVALAGYGSFAFREKVHRETREMLSQAHSLQKAPVSKEMVSEMPPVVQKWLLNSGAIGKEPAGTVYLQQDLQMQMKPGQNDWIHARAEQYFTAQPPAFNWSVHLKMNPILALAGRDKFENGKGEMSIKLFSLFSMVNAKNNAKTNEATLQRYLAEIVWFPSNALQNYITWEPIDGTSAKATMQYKGTQGSGVFHFDENGNFVKFTAMRYKDAQDTRPTEWTVTAIKIERHQGIKIPVELKADWKLGGTTWTWLKVKIRKVEYPLPQNTKN, via the coding sequence ATGCGCATCGTTTTCGTCCTACTACTAATTTTACACGGCCTTGTACATTTGTTCGGTTTCTTAAAGGCCTTTGGCCTTTCGGGGTTCAATGCCATTCAGCAGCCCATTTCCAGACCTATGGGACTGCTATGGCTACTGGCCTTTGTACTGTTCGCCCTTACCGCCCTGCGCTACCTTAAGCCTTCGGAACTTTGGTGGATCTTTGGCTTCTTGGCCGTAGTACTCTCCCAGTTTTTGATCATCTCCTTTTGGGCCGATGCCAAGTTCGGCACCCTGTTCAATGTGGTCGTCCTCGCCGTCGCCCTAGCGGGTTACGGGTCCTTTGCCTTCCGTGAGAAGGTACACCGCGAAACCCGGGAAATGCTTTCACAGGCCCATTCGTTACAAAAAGCACCCGTTTCGAAGGAGATGGTTTCAGAAATGCCGCCCGTGGTTCAAAAATGGCTGCTGAACAGCGGGGCCATCGGCAAGGAACCGGCGGGCACCGTATACCTGCAACAAGACCTGCAGATGCAGATGAAGCCCGGACAAAACGATTGGATCCACGCCAGGGCCGAGCAGTATTTTACGGCACAACCTCCCGCCTTTAATTGGTCGGTACACCTAAAAATGAATCCGATCCTAGCCTTGGCCGGACGCGATAAATTTGAAAACGGAAAGGGGGAAATGAGCATCAAACTGTTCTCCCTCTTTTCTATGGTGAACGCCAAGAACAATGCAAAAACAAACGAGGCTACCTTGCAAAGGTATCTGGCCGAAATCGTCTGGTTTCCGTCCAACGCCCTGCAAAACTATATTACCTGGGAGCCCATAGACGGCACTTCGGCCAAGGCGACCATGCAGTACAAGGGCACCCAGGGTTCGGGGGTCTTCCATTTCGATGAAAATGGGAACTTTGTAAAATTCACCGCCATGCGCTACAAAGACGCCCAAGATACACGTCCTACCGAATGGACGGTCACCGCCATCAAGATCGAAAGGCACCAAGGCATAAAAATACCGGTGGAACTAAAGGCGGACTGGAAGCTGGGCGGTACCACATGGACCTGGCTAAAGGTGAAAATCAGGAAGGTGGAGTACCCTCTTCCGCAAAACACCAAAAATTAG
- a CDS encoding SulP family inorganic anion transporter, whose amino-acid sequence MSLFKHWRKDFPASLVVFFVALPLCLGVALASGAPPFAGLIAGVVGGVVVGYLSGSSIGVSGPAAGLVVIVYNAINDLGSYELFLVSVILAGIIQIALGVFRAGVIGYYFPSAVIKGMLSAIGIMIFVQQIPLAFGFTGDVNTDRIDFSGLHDQISPGALFVTLISLGILLLWDGILAKRNKIFKLVPAPLIAVVVGIVIYVTLGQSGFFALHENQLVSVPVPDGVASFIGQFTFPDFSALTQGDVYVTAFTIAIVASLETLLSVEASDKLDPLKRQTPTNKELVAQGVGNAVSGLIGGIPITQVVVRSTANVMSGAVTKLSAIMHGFLILMSVIAIPTLLNLIPQAVLASVLLIIGYKLAKPKSFVQMYKLGKTQFIPFIVTVVGIVSTDLLKGIMIGLTVGLITVLLKSYYNSHQLLLKEYQGKKNLFHINFAEEVTFINKGRIIKELDALEKGAYLELDFRKTKVLDYDILEYLDEFSVKAKNNDINIKMIAENETLEHSKSFREYFGHRVFQLQH is encoded by the coding sequence ATGAGTTTATTTAAACACTGGAGAAAAGACTTTCCGGCAAGTCTTGTGGTTTTCTTTGTCGCATTGCCATTATGTTTAGGTGTGGCCCTGGCCAGTGGGGCACCTCCGTTTGCCGGTCTTATCGCCGGGGTGGTCGGAGGGGTCGTTGTGGGCTACCTCTCGGGTTCTTCGATCGGGGTCAGCGGGCCCGCAGCCGGCCTTGTGGTCATTGTCTATAATGCCATAAACGACCTGGGCAGTTACGAACTCTTTCTCGTTTCGGTAATCTTGGCGGGGATCATTCAAATAGCACTGGGCGTTTTTCGTGCCGGTGTGATCGGCTATTATTTTCCCTCGGCCGTCATCAAGGGAATGCTGAGCGCGATAGGGATCATGATCTTTGTTCAACAGATTCCGTTGGCTTTTGGCTTTACCGGCGATGTAAACACGGATCGGATCGATTTTAGCGGACTCCACGACCAGATTTCGCCCGGGGCCCTCTTCGTCACTCTTATATCCTTGGGCATCTTGTTGCTCTGGGACGGTATCTTGGCGAAAAGGAATAAAATATTCAAGCTTGTCCCGGCTCCCTTGATCGCCGTGGTCGTGGGGATTGTCATCTACGTTACCTTGGGGCAGTCGGGCTTCTTCGCCCTTCATGAAAACCAGTTGGTAAGCGTGCCGGTTCCCGATGGGGTGGCGTCTTTTATAGGGCAGTTTACCTTTCCCGATTTTTCGGCCCTGACCCAGGGCGATGTCTACGTAACGGCCTTTACCATTGCCATCGTTGCCAGTTTGGAGACCTTGTTGAGCGTTGAGGCCTCCGATAAACTCGACCCCCTTAAGCGGCAGACGCCCACCAATAAGGAGCTGGTTGCCCAAGGGGTCGGAAATGCCGTTTCGGGCCTGATTGGCGGTATCCCCATAACCCAGGTGGTGGTTCGCAGTACGGCCAATGTAATGAGCGGGGCGGTGACCAAACTGTCGGCCATTATGCACGGTTTCTTGATCCTGATGAGCGTAATTGCCATACCCACCTTGTTGAACCTTATACCACAGGCCGTTTTGGCCAGCGTACTGCTAATAATCGGTTACAAGCTGGCCAAGCCCAAGTCCTTTGTCCAGATGTACAAATTGGGCAAGACCCAGTTCATTCCCTTTATCGTAACGGTAGTGGGCATTGTGTCTACAGATTTGTTAAAGGGGATAATGATCGGACTGACCGTGGGCTTGATCACCGTTCTTTTAAAGTCGTACTACAACTCGCACCAATTGCTCTTAAAGGAGTACCAGGGGAAGAAGAACCTTTTTCACATCAACTTTGCCGAAGAGGTGACCTTTATTAACAAGGGACGCATTATCAAGGAGTTGGACGCCCTTGAAAAGGGGGCTTACCTCGAATTGGATTTTAGAAAGACCAAGGTGCTCGACTACGATATCCTGGAGTATTTGGACGAGTTCTCGGTAAAGGCGAAGAACAATGACATTAATATTAAAATGATTGCGGAAAACGAAACCCTTGAGCATTCGAAAAGTTTTAGGGAATACTTCGGACACCGGGTGTTTCAATTGCAACATTGA
- the can gene encoding carbonate dehydratase, whose amino-acid sequence MKPDFYKSLIENNKAWVQSKLDLDPEFFKRLEKGQQPPLLWIGCSDSRVPANEIIGAQPGEVFVHRNIANMVVHSDMNMLSVLDYAVNVLKIKHVIVCGHYGCGGVQAALGNKSYGLVDNWIRNIRDVYRQHQDDLGRIEDETELFDRLVEYNTMEQVYNLAKTSIVQSAWERRQDLNLHGWVYGVGTGIVKDLDVNFSCNSQLEEFYRLAAV is encoded by the coding sequence ATGAAACCGGACTTCTATAAAAGCTTGATCGAAAACAATAAGGCATGGGTACAATCGAAATTGGACCTTGACCCGGAATTTTTTAAACGACTCGAAAAGGGCCAACAACCCCCATTGCTGTGGATCGGATGTTCCGACAGCCGCGTGCCGGCCAATGAGATTATCGGCGCGCAGCCCGGGGAGGTCTTTGTGCACCGGAACATCGCCAATATGGTGGTGCATTCCGATATGAACATGCTCAGTGTGCTCGACTATGCCGTAAACGTTCTTAAGATAAAACACGTTATCGTCTGCGGGCATTATGGATGCGGTGGGGTACAGGCCGCCCTGGGCAATAAGTCCTACGGCCTGGTCGACAATTGGATCCGCAACATCAGGGACGTATACAGGCAGCACCAAGACGACCTGGGAAGAATAGAGGACGAGACCGAACTTTTTGACCGCCTTGTCGAATACAATACCATGGAGCAGGTGTATAACCTGGCAAAAACGTCGATCGTTCAAAGTGCATGGGAAAGAAGGCAAGACCTTAACCTTCACGGTTGGGTCTACGGAGTGGGAACGGGAATCGTAAAGGACCTGGACGTTAATTTTAGCTGTAACTCGCAACTGGAGGAATTCTACAGGCTGGCGGCCGTTTAA
- a CDS encoding metal-dependent hydrolase, with protein sequence MKITHYGHNCLALEIGNKHIIVDPFITENDLAKDKVDIMQLKADYIFLTHAHYDHTLDAEAIAQNTGATIVSNFEIYSHYAEKGLEAMPMNIGGIRDFDFGRVKYVNAIHSSSFADGSYGGNPGGFVFTHQGKSIYVAGDTALTMDMKLIPQYAKIDLAVLPVGDVVTMGVDDAITASDFVECNRVIGVHYDSFPFIKIDHGAAQEKFKRAEKELLLLEVGESITI encoded by the coding sequence ATGAAAATCACACATTACGGCCACAATTGTCTGGCCTTGGAAATAGGAAACAAGCATATTATCGTCGACCCTTTTATTACGGAAAACGACCTGGCAAAAGACAAGGTAGATATTATGCAGCTTAAGGCCGATTATATTTTCTTGACGCATGCCCACTACGATCACACCCTCGATGCCGAAGCCATTGCCCAAAACACCGGTGCAACCATTGTAAGTAATTTTGAGATCTATAGCCATTACGCCGAAAAGGGGCTAGAGGCCATGCCCATGAATATCGGCGGCATACGCGATTTTGATTTTGGCAGGGTAAAATACGTAAACGCCATACATTCCAGCAGTTTTGCCGATGGGAGCTATGGTGGCAACCCTGGCGGATTTGTGTTTACCCACCAAGGCAAGAGCATCTATGTTGCGGGAGATACCGCATTGACCATGGATATGAAACTGATACCCCAATATGCGAAAATAGACCTGGCCGTCCTTCCGGTCGGTGACGTGGTTACCATGGGGGTGGACGATGCCATTACTGCCAGCGATTTTGTAGAATGCAATCGCGTCATAGGCGTGCATTACGACTCTTTTCCCTTTATAAAAATCGACCATGGGGCGGCCCAAGAAAAGTTTAAAAGGGCCGAAAAGGAATTGTTGCTGTTGGAAGTAGGGGAGTCCATTACGATCTAA
- a CDS encoding LamG domain-containing protein yields MIKTLKRIPLVFLIAIMACSNSGDNGKDKVEEQEQAQEQGEKKGQGEERDKEDGIDGLQPTFLADQDPKPDDKKWIKVEGVSDEFNDSELDLTKWSPTPEFIWNGQDRGWYGGSRSLFEADNVSVGNGFLRIEGEKFDSPKYSPKDNTDTPPQRRYGGAYVYGKTLAEPGYYIEARMRASKTAMSAAFWLKTETKPCGENLNDGENLEIDIQECVGVFTGELGDEWTKDDWAVNANWDRIFHYNTHRHNSPCNNIGDRQTKGGKANFDKKNSDEFHIYAAYWHADGSKIDFYIDGELEKSITPVIPFKGALRLIMSSNFYDWIEETSAEDMGFNRPLEDRYTQFDWVRVWQLEDL; encoded by the coding sequence ATGATTAAAACACTTAAACGTATACCCTTGGTTTTTTTAATAGCTATTATGGCCTGTAGCAATTCGGGGGATAATGGTAAAGATAAAGTTGAGGAACAGGAGCAGGCCCAAGAACAGGGGGAGAAAAAGGGACAAGGCGAAGAACGGGATAAGGAAGATGGGATAGATGGCCTTCAACCTACTTTTTTAGCAGATCAAGACCCCAAACCCGATGATAAAAAATGGATAAAAGTCGAAGGTGTTTCAGACGAGTTTAACGATAGTGAATTGGATTTGACCAAATGGAGCCCGACCCCTGAATTTATTTGGAATGGCCAAGACAGAGGTTGGTACGGGGGAAGTAGGTCTCTTTTTGAAGCGGATAATGTAAGTGTCGGCAATGGCTTTCTAAGAATTGAGGGAGAAAAGTTCGATAGTCCCAAGTATTCCCCTAAAGATAATACCGATACTCCCCCACAACGTAGATATGGGGGAGCTTATGTGTACGGTAAGACCTTGGCTGAGCCAGGATATTATATAGAGGCCAGAATGAGGGCCAGTAAAACGGCGATGTCAGCGGCCTTTTGGCTAAAAACGGAAACAAAGCCGTGCGGGGAAAACTTGAATGACGGAGAAAACCTTGAGATAGACATACAAGAATGTGTTGGGGTTTTTACCGGCGAATTAGGTGATGAATGGACCAAGGATGATTGGGCGGTAAATGCGAATTGGGATAGAATATTTCACTACAACACCCATAGACACAATAGCCCATGTAACAATATAGGGGATAGGCAGACCAAGGGAGGTAAAGCCAACTTTGACAAAAAAAACTCAGATGAGTTTCATATTTACGCGGCCTATTGGCATGCCGACGGTAGTAAAATCGACTTCTATATCGATGGTGAATTGGAAAAATCGATTACTCCCGTAATTCCGTTTAAAGGAGCTTTGCGTTTGATTATGTCGAGTAATTTTTATGATTGGATCGAGGAAACTTCGGCGGAAGACATGGGTTTTAACAGGCCTTTGGAAGACAGATATACCCAATTCGATTGGGTTAGGGTATGGCAACTTGAAGATTTGTAA
- a CDS encoding REP-associated tyrosine transposase has product MSRKYKFKNPTAAYFVSFATVYWIDVFTRQEYFNILLESIDYCRKEKGMELYAYCFMPNHIHLIFRDSNENPMNLLRDFKKHTSKKILKAIQENPTESRKEWLLWMFERAGKQKGNISKYQFWQHNNKPIELWSTAVIKQKIEYIHSNPVVSGFVCDPIDWKYSSAKNFADDHTVLKIDDIGFLE; this is encoded by the coding sequence ATGAGCAGAAAGTACAAGTTTAAAAATCCAACAGCGGCCTATTTTGTTTCTTTTGCTACGGTATATTGGATAGATGTATTTACTAGACAAGAATATTTCAATATCCTACTGGAAAGTATAGACTATTGCAGAAAAGAAAAAGGCATGGAATTATATGCTTATTGTTTTATGCCTAACCATATACATTTAATTTTCAGGGATTCTAATGAAAATCCAATGAATCTATTAAGAGATTTTAAAAAACATACCTCTAAAAAAATCCTAAAAGCAATTCAGGAGAACCCTACCGAAAGTAGAAAAGAATGGTTACTATGGATGTTTGAAAGAGCTGGAAAACAAAAAGGAAATATATCTAAATATCAATTTTGGCAGCACAACAACAAGCCCATTGAACTATGGAGTACTGCCGTTATAAAACAAAAAATAGAATATATACATAGCAACCCGGTTGTTTCCGGATTTGTTTGCGACCCAATAGATTGGAAATACTCTAGTGCTAAAAATTTTGCAGATGACCATACGGTTCTAAAAATTGACGATATTGGTTTCTTAGAATAA
- a CDS encoding RHS repeat-associated core domain-containing protein — MYGKVRKLVTGSLEDCPFRYQGMYFDEETELCYNRYRYYNPDSGSYISQDPLGIESTNPNIYSYVHDSNTFIDPFGLKELYALLAKKDGWYPVMEYGKKNPIGEMYLKKGELWKLGETKNPKTRYTQKWLRKMNLQKVTTHNGPKKLMQMLEGMKLKGYLAWKGFLPLGNKACH, encoded by the coding sequence ATTTACGGAAAAGTACGTAAACTTGTTACAGGTTCTTTGGAAGATTGTCCGTTCCGTTACCAAGGAATGTACTTCGATGAAGAAACTGAACTTTGCTATAATAGGTACAGGTATTACAATCCCGATAGTGGAAGTTATATTTCTCAAGACCCATTAGGCATAGAAAGTACCAATCCAAACATATATTCTTATGTACACGATTCCAACACATTCATAGACCCTTTTGGGTTAAAAGAGCTTTATGCTTTATTGGCAAAAAAAGATGGTTGGTATCCAGTAATGGAATATGGCAAGAAAAATCCAATTGGAGAAATGTACTTAAAAAAAGGAGAATTATGGAAGCTAGGAGAAACTAAAAACCCAAAAACAAGATATACTCAAAAGTGGTTACGAAAAATGAATTTGCAAAAAGTAACAACACATAATGGTCCTAAAAAATTAATGCAAATGCTTGAAGGAATGAAGTTAAAAGGATATTTAGCTTGGAAAGGATTTTTACCTCTAGGAAACAAAGCTTGTCATTAG
- a CDS encoding REP-associated tyrosine transposase — protein MSRKYKFKNPTAAYFVSFATVYWIDVFTRQEYFNILLESIDYCRKEKGMELYAYCFMPNHIHLIFRDSNENPMNLLRDFKKHTSKKILKAIQENPTESRKEWLLWMFERAGKQKGNISKYQFLQHNNKPIELWSTAVIKQKIEYIHSNPVVSGFVCDPIDWKYSFADDHTVLKIDDIGFLE, from the coding sequence ATGAGCAGAAAGTACAAGTTTAAAAATCCAACAGCGGCCTATTTTGTTTCTTTTGCTACGGTATATTGGATAGATGTATTTACCAGACAAGAATATTTCAATATCCTACTGGAAAGTATAGACTATTGCAGAAAAGAAAAAGGCATGGAATTATATGCTTATTGTTTTATGCCTAACCATATACATTTAATTTTCAGGGATTCTAATGAAAATCCAATGAATCTATTAAGAGATTTTAAAAAACATACCTCTAAAAAAATCCTAAAAGCAATTCAGGAGAACCCTACCGAAAGTAGAAAAGAATGGTTACTATGGATGTTTGAAAGAGCTGGAAAACAAAAAGGAAATATATCTAAATATCAATTTTTGCAGCACAACAACAAGCCCATTGAACTATGGAGTACTGCCGTTATAAAACAAAAAATAGAATATATACATAGCAACCCGGTTGTTTCCGGATTTGTTTGCGACCCAATAGATTGGAAATACTCTTTTGCGGATGATCATACGGTCCTTAAAATTGACGATATTGGTTTCTTAGAATAA